The following are from one region of the Apostichopus japonicus isolate 1M-3 chromosome 17, ASM3797524v1, whole genome shotgun sequence genome:
- the LOC139984607 gene encoding uncharacterized protein isoform X3 — MLTIVLQWKGLLKCSNHSFSLRWTLISLAMERALEVFQPFLFLKMDVNITGNGKGSGSVPTIPLPKDGCEYYWQWKGLLKCSNHSFS; from the exons atgcttacaatagtctt gcaatggaaagggctcttgaagtgctccaaccattccttttccttgagatggacgttaatatcactg gcaatggaaagggctcttgaagttttccaaccattccttttcctaaagatggacgttaatatcactg gcaatggaaagggctctggaagtgttccaaccattcctttgcCTAAAGATGGATGTGAATATTACTG gcaatggaaagggctcttgaagtgttccaaccattccttttcctaa
- the LOC139984607 gene encoding uncharacterized protein isoform X2 has protein sequence MERALEVFQPFLFLKMDVNITDCVDNAYNSLAMERALEVFQPFLFLKMDVNITGNGKGSGSVPTIPLPKDGCEYYWQWKGLLKCSNHSFS, from the exons atggaaagggctcttgaagtgttccaaccatttcttttcctgaagatggacgttaatatcactg attgtgtggacaatgcttacaatagtctt gcaatggaaagggctcttgaagttttccaaccattccttttcctaaagatggacgttaatatcactg gcaatggaaagggctctggaagtgttccaaccattcctttgcCTAAAGATGGATGTGAATATTACTG gcaatggaaagggctcttgaagtgttccaaccattccttttcctaa
- the LOC139984607 gene encoding uncharacterized protein isoform X1 codes for MLTIVLQWKGLLKCSNHSFSLRWTLISLAMERALEVFQPFLFLKMDVNITGHNELNSNKDLPTEYIELVICCLELNNGSSSLVEAIPKKMEIYFAPWKLFDWFKEA; via the exons atgcttacaatagtctt gcaatggaaagggctcttgaagtgctccaaccattccttttccttgagatggacgttaatatcactg gcaatggaaagggctcttgaagtgttccaaccatttcttttcctgaagatggacgttaatatcactg GACACAATGAACTGAACAGCAATAAAGACCTTCCAACTGAATACATTGAGCTGGTCATCTGTTGCTTGGAGCTCAATAATGGAAGCAGCTCCCTGGTGGAAGCCATTCCCAAAAAGATGGAAATTTATTTTGCTCCATGGAAGCTGTTTGACTGGTTTAAAGAAGCATGA